Proteins found in one Mesorhizobium sp. CAU 1732 genomic segment:
- a CDS encoding MerR family transcriptional regulator has translation MTSSARYLNATEAANRLGVSAKALRLYEQRGLIAPLRTASGWRSYGQDAMARGAEIVALRELGFSLAQVERVLNGDAAGLEPALAAHQDDLQNRLRQLVSTIGTVASLRDDLARGRTPTAGELTRLAASGSEFSIAFDLPHPWGGERFELGRIRPLTYIVGPLGSGKTRLAYRIAETVPNAVCLGLDRTDAAVTADPDLRSRVDHTLSWLVEDGATVSDALIALMAGLEADGRSLIVVDMIEQGLDQATQEALIAHLRRRAACARPIVMLTRSNAILDLASVGTDEAIILCPANHSPPSFVAPYPGTPGYEAVATCLATPEVRARTEGVIAWRPKVA, from the coding sequence ATGACGTCGTCAGCCCGATATTTGAATGCGACCGAGGCCGCGAACCGGCTTGGCGTCTCGGCAAAGGCGCTCCGGCTCTACGAGCAGCGCGGGCTCATTGCGCCGCTCCGCACGGCGTCGGGATGGCGCAGCTACGGTCAGGACGCGATGGCGAGGGGCGCCGAGATCGTCGCCTTGCGCGAACTGGGTTTCAGCCTCGCGCAGGTCGAGCGCGTCCTCAACGGCGACGCCGCCGGATTGGAGCCGGCGCTTGCCGCGCATCAAGACGATCTGCAGAACCGTTTACGGCAGCTCGTCTCCACGATCGGGACGGTTGCATCACTCCGCGACGACCTCGCTCGCGGCAGAACGCCGACTGCTGGCGAACTCACGCGCCTTGCAGCGTCGGGAAGCGAGTTCAGCATTGCCTTCGACCTGCCCCATCCATGGGGCGGCGAGCGGTTCGAACTGGGCCGCATCCGCCCCCTCACCTACATCGTCGGCCCGCTGGGCAGCGGCAAGACGCGTCTGGCGTATCGGATCGCAGAGACGGTCCCGAATGCCGTGTGTCTCGGCCTCGATCGGACGGATGCGGCGGTAACGGCAGACCCGGACCTCCGCTCACGCGTCGATCACACGCTGTCCTGGCTTGTCGAGGACGGCGCCACCGTCTCCGACGCGCTGATCGCGCTCATGGCCGGTCTGGAGGCGGACGGGCGGTCGCTCATCGTGGTTGACATGATCGAACAGGGGCTGGATCAAGCGACGCAGGAAGCGCTGATCGCCCATCTGCGGCGACGCGCAGCGTGTGCACGGCCCATCGTCATGCTGACGCGGTCGAACGCGATCCTCGATCTGGCTTCAGTCGGCACCGACGAGGCGATCATCCTCTGCCCCGCAAATCACAGCCCGCCGAGTTTCGTCGCACCCTATCCCGGCACCCCCGGCTATGAGGCGGTCGCGACCTGTCTTGCGACACCGGAGGTTCGTGCACGGACGGAAGGCGTCATCGCGTGGCGGCCCAAGGTCGCCTGA
- a CDS encoding isovaleryl-CoA dehydrogenase yields the protein MYDHAMNFGLGEDIDALRDMVRRFAQERIAPQAAEIDRSNEFPAPLWTEMGALGLLGMTADPDHGGTGMGYLAHVIAMEEISRASASVGLSYGAHSNLCVNQINRWGTPEQKAKYLPGLCSGETVGALAMSETGSGSDVVSMKLRAEKRNDRYVLNGSKMWITNGPDAGTLVVYAKTEPTMGSRGITAFLIERGMKGFSVAQKLDKLGMRGSNTGELVFEDVEVPYENVLHEENRGVEVLMSGLDYERVVLSGGPLGIMASAMDVVVPYTQDRRQFGHAIGEFQLVQGKLADMYTTMNACRAYVYAVASACDRKETTRKDAAGCILYAAEKATQVALDSIQLLGGNGYINDYPTGRLLRDAKLYEIGAGTSEIRRWLIGREMMGEAV from the coding sequence ATGTATGACCACGCGATGAATTTCGGGCTCGGCGAGGACATCGACGCCTTGCGCGACATGGTGCGCCGCTTCGCACAGGAGCGGATCGCGCCGCAGGCCGCCGAGATCGACCGGTCGAACGAATTCCCCGCCCCGCTCTGGACCGAGATGGGCGCGCTCGGCCTTCTTGGCATGACGGCCGACCCCGACCATGGCGGCACCGGCATGGGCTACCTCGCCCACGTCATCGCCATGGAGGAGATTTCCCGCGCGTCCGCGTCGGTCGGCCTGTCCTACGGCGCGCATTCCAACCTCTGCGTCAACCAGATCAACCGCTGGGGCACGCCGGAGCAGAAGGCGAAATACCTGCCGGGGCTGTGTTCCGGCGAAACCGTGGGCGCGCTCGCCATGTCGGAAACGGGTTCGGGCTCGGATGTCGTGTCGATGAAGTTGCGCGCCGAAAAGCGCAACGACCGCTACGTTCTCAACGGCTCCAAGATGTGGATCACGAACGGGCCGGATGCCGGCACGCTGGTGGTTTACGCGAAGACCGAGCCGACCATGGGCTCGCGCGGCATCACCGCCTTCCTGATCGAGCGCGGCATGAAGGGCTTTTCCGTTGCGCAAAAGCTCGACAAGCTCGGCATGCGCGGCTCCAACACGGGCGAACTCGTGTTCGAGGATGTCGAGGTGCCTTACGAGAACGTGCTTCACGAAGAAAATCGCGGCGTCGAGGTCTTGATGTCCGGGCTGGATTACGAGCGCGTCGTCCTGTCGGGGGGGCCGCTCGGCATCATGGCGTCGGCGATGGACGTCGTCGTGCCCTACACGCAGGATCGCCGCCAGTTCGGCCACGCGATCGGCGAATTCCAGCTCGTGCAGGGCAAGCTTGCCGACATGTACACGACGATGAATGCCTGCCGCGCCTATGTCTACGCCGTGGCGTCGGCCTGCGACCGCAAGGAGACGACGCGCAAGGATGCCGCCGGCTGCATCCTCTACGCCGCCGAAAAAGCGACGCAGGTCGCGCTCGATTCCATCCAGCTCCTCGGCGGAAACGGCTACATCAACGACTACCCCACAGGCCGCCTCCTGCGCGACGCCAAGCTCTACGAAATCGGCGCCGGCACCAGCGAGATCAGGCGCTGGCTCATCGGGCGAGAGATGATGGGCGAGGCGGTCTAG
- a CDS encoding LysR family transcriptional regulator: MKLDFTKFRGGLDALPALYWVAELRSFTAAATQLGVSPSAISQTVKGLEQRLGVALLHRTTRSVGLTEAGERLLAHARPALQGLQDAFDAANALGATPSGLLRINASRGVIASVISRVLPSFLRDHPHVEVEIFADDGFTDIVSGGFDAGFRLGESLEADMVAVRVSPRFRFVVAGSPDYLARFGRPETPQGLADHRCIRFRQTSSRSIYRWEFWEGNRTLEVPVHGPLIVNDTGANIAAARDGIGLAYVAEPLIADEIADGRLETVLTDYLPMTPGLYIYFPSRAQALPKLRAFVDHMRASLVDFEREETARRLR; encoded by the coding sequence ATGAAGCTGGACTTCACAAAATTCAGAGGCGGCCTGGACGCGCTTCCGGCGCTCTACTGGGTCGCGGAACTGCGCAGCTTCACGGCGGCCGCGACGCAACTCGGCGTGTCGCCATCGGCCATCAGCCAGACGGTGAAGGGGCTGGAACAGCGCCTCGGCGTGGCGCTCCTGCATCGCACCACGCGCAGCGTCGGCCTGACGGAAGCGGGCGAGCGGCTTCTGGCTCACGCGCGGCCGGCGCTTCAGGGGCTGCAGGATGCGTTCGACGCGGCAAACGCGCTGGGCGCGACGCCCTCCGGCCTGCTTCGCATCAACGCATCGCGCGGCGTCATCGCCTCCGTGATCAGCCGCGTGCTTCCGTCGTTCCTGCGTGACCATCCGCATGTCGAAGTGGAAATCTTCGCCGATGACGGTTTTACCGACATCGTGTCCGGCGGGTTCGACGCGGGTTTTCGCCTCGGCGAATCCCTGGAGGCCGATATGGTCGCGGTGCGCGTCAGCCCGCGCTTCCGCTTCGTCGTGGCGGGATCGCCCGATTATCTTGCGCGCTTCGGCAGGCCGGAGACGCCGCAGGGTCTTGCGGACCACCGCTGCATCCGCTTTCGCCAGACGAGTTCGCGATCGATCTATCGCTGGGAGTTCTGGGAGGGCAACCGGACGCTCGAAGTGCCTGTGCACGGGCCGCTGATCGTCAACGACACAGGCGCCAACATCGCGGCCGCGCGCGACGGCATCGGCCTCGCCTATGTCGCCGAACCGCTGATCGCCGACGAGATTGCCGACGGCAGGCTCGAGACGGTCCTGACGGACTATCTGCCGATGACGCCCGGCCTCTACATCTATTTCCCGAGCCGCGCCCAGGCACTGCCCAAGCTGCGTGCCTTCGTCGACCATATGCGCGCCTCGCTGGTGGATTTCGAGCGCGAGGAAACGGCGCGTCGCCTCAGATAA
- a CDS encoding TetR/AcrR family transcriptional regulator has product MARTIGSDGGRTEAAIRDAAINLIARYGYEAVSMRQLAAEVGVQAAALYRYFPTKEDLLFALMRGHMDALVASWRDASPGDGDPVARLSSFVTNHIRFHVERRHSTHVNNMELRSLSRDNLTAILKLRGIYEKELRQILREGAETGAFEIDDVTLTAMAIIQMVTGVIVWFRPDERLSVDEVTQTYHKMTMRLVGARDFREMPHV; this is encoded by the coding sequence ATGGCGCGAACGATCGGATCGGATGGCGGGAGGACGGAAGCGGCGATCCGTGACGCGGCGATCAACCTCATTGCGCGCTACGGCTACGAGGCGGTCTCGATGCGCCAGCTCGCGGCCGAGGTGGGCGTGCAGGCTGCGGCCCTCTACCGCTATTTCCCGACCAAGGAAGATTTGCTCTTCGCGCTGATGCGCGGCCACATGGACGCGCTCGTCGCGAGCTGGCGGGATGCGAGCCCCGGCGATGGCGACCCGGTCGCGCGGCTGTCGTCCTTCGTCACCAACCACATTCGCTTCCATGTCGAGCGGCGGCATTCCACTCATGTCAACAACATGGAACTGCGGTCGCTGTCGCGCGACAACCTCACCGCCATTCTCAAGCTGCGCGGCATCTACGAGAAAGAACTGCGCCAGATCCTGCGCGAGGGCGCGGAAACCGGCGCCTTCGAGATCGACGACGTCACGCTGACCGCAATGGCGATCATCCAGATGGTCACCGGCGTCATCGTCTGGTTCCGGCCGGACGAGCGCCTCTCGGTCGACGAGGTGACGCAAACCTATCATAAAATGACGATGCGCCTTGTGGGCGCTCGCGACTTCAGGGAGATGCCCCATGTATGA
- a CDS encoding molybdopterin cofactor-binding domain-containing protein, with translation MRRRAFLLGAGAAVGGLVVGYSAWSASFERQAEELLAGDPGHLFGGWIKIAPDDTVTVYVPHVDMGQGTHTALAMLAAEELDADWATVRTRRAPGEKPFANRFLARGWIIDDQTYPLVDGLVNTVFVEAARQMNLQITGGSTAVRFTGRFGMRLAGATARALMVEAAARRWNVPPSQIKVSEGIVSHAGSGRSARFGELAEAASRLRPPSARPVFKDPSTWRVAGTSPLRHDIPPKTDGSFSYGIDLTLPDMLHAAVSSAPVHGGRLISVDTAPARSAAGVFEIVTTERAVAVIASSWWEARRALDLLAPNFSDDRPAIHDRDSLRAAQDSALSAGEPDELVSLGNAGQTIQASPPDRIVAARYRVPWLHHAAMEPVNVTAQLADGHLTVWGGEQDALLAKAQMMELSGLGADAVTFHGLAAGGAFGRRVSPSADYMEHVVPLARAASPRPVKLILHREEEFPQGAYRPALATDISASLGDDGMPTAWSQTFLAGPTRNEGYALPYAIPNQSLRAIPFASHVRTGTWRAVAHTQHTFWTESFIDELAHAAGHDPYDYRRQLLPEGSRWQRALDAVAQDAGWAEPSAPGTGKGIAIAESYGTIAAHVVEIALDAAGRPSVTRVVAALDCGTVIHPDTALQQVEGAIIMGLSAAMREEITLSDGAVVEQSFHDYPIFTMADTPAIQIRFLESDGAWGGLGEPGLPPAAPALANAVFAATGRRIRDLPILRAFDGAA, from the coding sequence ATGAGGCGGCGGGCATTCCTGCTTGGGGCCGGTGCGGCGGTCGGCGGCCTCGTCGTCGGCTACAGCGCGTGGTCCGCCTCGTTCGAGCGCCAGGCGGAAGAGCTTCTTGCCGGCGATCCCGGCCACCTGTTCGGCGGCTGGATCAAGATCGCGCCGGACGACACGGTGACCGTCTACGTCCCGCATGTCGATATGGGGCAAGGCACGCATACCGCGCTCGCCATGCTTGCTGCCGAAGAACTCGACGCGGACTGGGCAACGGTTCGCACCAGACGCGCACCGGGCGAAAAGCCGTTCGCCAACCGCTTTCTCGCGCGCGGCTGGATCATCGACGACCAGACCTATCCCCTGGTGGACGGGCTGGTGAACACGGTCTTCGTCGAGGCGGCGCGCCAGATGAACCTGCAGATCACCGGCGGCTCGACCGCCGTGCGGTTCACCGGCCGGTTCGGCATGCGGCTGGCAGGCGCGACCGCACGCGCGCTGATGGTCGAGGCCGCGGCCCGCCGGTGGAACGTACCGCCAAGCCAGATCAAGGTTTCCGAAGGCATCGTCAGCCATGCCGGCTCCGGCCGCAGCGCGCGGTTCGGTGAACTGGCCGAGGCCGCATCCCGTCTGCGCCCACCAAGCGCGCGGCCTGTCTTCAAGGACCCGTCGACATGGCGGGTCGCGGGAACGTCGCCGCTGCGCCACGACATCCCGCCGAAGACCGACGGCTCGTTTTCCTATGGCATCGACCTTACCCTGCCGGACATGCTGCACGCAGCCGTCTCGTCGGCGCCGGTGCATGGCGGGCGGCTGATATCGGTCGACACGGCACCGGCGCGATCCGCCGCCGGCGTTTTCGAAATCGTCACGACGGAACGCGCCGTTGCCGTGATCGCGTCAAGCTGGTGGGAAGCCCGCAGGGCGCTCGATCTGCTCGCCCCGAACTTCTCCGACGATCGCCCCGCGATCCACGACCGCGACAGCCTCCGGGCGGCCCAGGACAGCGCGCTTTCGGCCGGCGAGCCGGACGAACTCGTCTCGCTTGGCAATGCCGGCCAGACGATCCAGGCATCGCCGCCGGACAGGATCGTCGCGGCGCGCTACCGCGTTCCCTGGCTTCATCACGCCGCAATGGAACCGGTCAACGTCACGGCGCAGCTTGCCGATGGCCACCTGACCGTCTGGGGCGGGGAACAGGACGCGCTTCTGGCAAAGGCACAGATGATGGAGCTGTCGGGCCTCGGCGCGGATGCCGTCACATTCCACGGCCTTGCAGCCGGCGGCGCGTTCGGCCGGCGTGTATCGCCCTCCGCCGACTATATGGAGCACGTCGTGCCGCTGGCGCGCGCCGCCTCGCCACGGCCGGTGAAGCTGATCCTGCATCGCGAAGAGGAATTCCCGCAGGGTGCCTATCGACCGGCACTGGCGACCGACATCTCCGCGTCGCTCGGCGATGACGGAATGCCCACCGCATGGTCGCAAACCTTTCTGGCGGGGCCGACCCGCAACGAAGGCTATGCGCTTCCCTATGCCATTCCCAACCAGTCGCTCCGCGCGATCCCCTTCGCCTCCCATGTCAGGACAGGCACATGGCGCGCGGTCGCGCACACGCAGCACACCTTCTGGACCGAGTCCTTCATCGACGAACTGGCGCATGCCGCGGGGCACGATCCCTACGACTATCGCCGCCAGTTGCTTCCCGAAGGCTCGCGATGGCAGCGCGCGCTCGACGCAGTCGCGCAGGATGCCGGATGGGCCGAACCGTCTGCGCCGGGCACCGGGAAAGGCATCGCGATCGCGGAAAGCTACGGCACGATCGCCGCGCATGTCGTCGAGATCGCGCTCGACGCGGCAGGCCGCCCGTCCGTCACCCGCGTCGTCGCTGCCCTTGATTGCGGAACCGTCATTCATCCCGACACGGCGCTCCAGCAGGTCGAAGGTGCCATCATCATGGGGCTGAGCGCCGCCATGCGCGAGGAAATCACGCTGAGCGACGGCGCGGTGGTCGAGCAGAGTTTTCACGACTATCCGATCTTCACCATGGCCGACACGCCCGCCATTCAGATCCGTTTCCTTGAAAGCGACGGCGCATGGGGCGGCCTCGGCGAACCGGGCCTGCCGCCGGCCGCACCCGCCCTCGCCAACGCCGTGTTTGCCGCCACCGGCCGGCGCATCCGCGACCTGCCGATCCTGCGCGCCTTCGATGGGGCAGCCTGA
- a CDS encoding (2Fe-2S)-binding protein encodes MTIRFTLNDQPFAYEGDPEKPLLWVIRDEAGLTGTKFRCGIAACGACTIHVDGIATRCCTLRAADAANTEVRTIEGLRGPAGEPHPAQSAWIDARVPQCGYCQSGMIMAATALLAENPEPTDADIDAAMTNLCRCGTYPRVRAAIHALVRESGVPS; translated from the coding sequence TTGACCATCCGCTTCACCCTGAACGACCAGCCCTTCGCCTATGAAGGCGATCCCGAAAAGCCGCTTTTGTGGGTGATCCGCGACGAAGCTGGCCTGACGGGAACCAAGTTTCGCTGCGGCATCGCCGCCTGCGGTGCATGCACCATCCACGTCGACGGCATCGCGACGCGCTGCTGCACGCTTCGCGCGGCCGACGCGGCGAACACCGAGGTTCGCACGATCGAGGGGCTGCGCGGGCCGGCAGGCGAACCGCACCCCGCGCAATCCGCCTGGATCGACGCGCGCGTGCCGCAATGCGGATATTGCCAGTCGGGCATGATCATGGCCGCCACCGCGCTGCTTGCCGAAAACCCGGAACCGACTGATGCCGATATCGATGCGGCGATGACCAATCTGTGCCGCTGCGGGACCTATCCGAGGGTGCGCGCGGCCATCCATGCGCTTGTGCGCGAGAGCGGGGTCCCGTCATGA
- a CDS encoding murein L,D-transpeptidase family protein: protein MLVAVLATGCVSSTLDLDTRAIQPIPASLVAEMNRKSMTQRDPILVRIFKQESELEIWKRTKSGSYALLKTYPMCRWSGQLGPKTRNGDRQAPEGFYHVSANMMNPKSQFYLSFNLGYPNRLEAALGHTGEALMVHGACSSSGCYAMTDEGVAEIYAVAREALRGGQTSFQVQAFPFRMTPQNMAKNRENPNYAFWTNLKKGYDAFEVTKQQPAVGYCGGQYSFGPDATGTVPTDPLAQCQPILDTDPAIAARRDADDRAIASLVTSGTAFSSYAYSDGGMHPSFRRLLQRDGATGFAKRTSQTAVPISRPEAALADPHQPKKERAEVPAER, encoded by the coding sequence ATGCTTGTTGCCGTGCTGGCGACGGGCTGCGTGTCGAGCACGCTCGACCTCGACACCAGGGCGATCCAGCCGATCCCTGCCAGTCTCGTCGCGGAAATGAACCGCAAGTCGATGACGCAGCGCGATCCGATCCTGGTCCGCATCTTCAAGCAGGAGAGCGAACTCGAGATCTGGAAGCGCACGAAGTCGGGCAGCTATGCGCTGCTCAAGACCTACCCGATGTGCCGCTGGTCGGGCCAGCTTGGTCCCAAGACGCGCAATGGCGATCGGCAGGCGCCCGAAGGCTTCTACCATGTCTCGGCGAACATGATGAACCCGAAGTCGCAATTCTACCTGTCGTTCAATCTGGGCTATCCGAACAGGCTCGAGGCGGCGCTCGGCCATACGGGCGAGGCGCTGATGGTGCATGGCGCGTGCTCCTCGTCGGGTTGCTACGCGATGACCGACGAAGGGGTCGCCGAAATCTATGCGGTCGCCCGCGAGGCGCTGCGCGGCGGCCAGACCTCGTTCCAGGTTCAGGCGTTCCCGTTCCGGATGACGCCGCAGAACATGGCCAAGAACCGCGAAAATCCGAATTACGCATTCTGGACCAACCTCAAGAAGGGCTACGACGCCTTCGAGGTCACCAAGCAGCAGCCGGCCGTCGGCTATTGTGGCGGCCAATACTCTTTCGGCCCGGACGCGACCGGCACCGTGCCAACCGATCCGCTGGCCCAGTGCCAGCCCATACTGGACACGGATCCCGCAATCGCCGCCCGCCGCGACGCGGACGACCGTGCGATCGCATCGCTGGTGACATCGGGAACGGCGTTTTCGTCATACGCCTATTCGGATGGCGGCATGCATCCGTCATTCCGCCGTCTGTTGCAGCGTGACGGCGCAACGGGGTTTGCCAAGCGGACGTCTCAGACCGCCGTGCCGATCAGCCGCCCCGAGGCAGCACTCGCCGATCCGCATCAGCCGAAGAAAGAGCGCGCCGAGGTTCCGGCCGAGCGGTAG
- a CDS encoding carboxyl transferase domain-containing protein, which produces MPVLKSQLSTASDAFKANAARMQALVAEISDKAAIVQQGGTEEARNRHIGRGKLLPRERLAQLLDTGTPFLEIGQFAAHGLYMDEVPGAGMICGVGRIEGTECMIVVNDATVKGGTYYPLTVKKHLRAQEIALQNNLPCIYLVDSGGANLPNQDEVFPDRDHFGRIFFNQANMSAAGIPQIACVMGSCTAGGAYVPAMSDEAIMVRKQATIFLGGPPLVKAATGEDVTAEDLGGADLHTRESGVADHYAMDDEHALAIVRRIVKNLNRRKAPALTIQPPRPPLHAPEELYGVVPTDLRQPYDVREVIARLVDGSEFDEFKANYGTTLVTGFAHLHGMPVGILGNNGVLFSESALKGAHFIELCCQRKIPLIFLQNITGFMVGRKYEAGGIAKDGAKLVTAVATAQVPKLTVIIGGSFGAGNYGMCGRAYSPRFLWMWPNARISVMGGEQAATVLAMVKREGFERKGEDWPAEDEAKFRKPILMKYEHEGHPLYSSARLWDDGIIDPAKTRDVLALSLSAALNAEVKDTKFGVFRM; this is translated from the coding sequence ATGCCCGTCCTGAAATCCCAGCTCTCCACCGCCTCCGACGCCTTCAAGGCCAACGCGGCCCGCATGCAGGCGCTGGTCGCCGAGATTTCCGACAAGGCCGCGATCGTCCAGCAGGGCGGCACGGAAGAGGCGCGCAACCGCCATATCGGCCGCGGCAAGCTGCTTCCGCGCGAGCGTCTCGCGCAGTTGCTCGACACCGGCACGCCGTTTCTCGAGATCGGGCAATTCGCGGCGCACGGGCTCTACATGGACGAGGTGCCGGGCGCGGGCATGATCTGCGGTGTCGGCCGCATCGAGGGCACCGAGTGCATGATCGTCGTCAACGACGCGACGGTGAAGGGCGGCACCTACTATCCGCTGACCGTGAAGAAGCATTTGCGCGCGCAGGAGATCGCGCTGCAGAACAATCTGCCCTGTATCTATCTGGTCGATTCCGGCGGCGCGAACCTGCCCAACCAGGACGAGGTGTTTCCCGACCGCGACCATTTCGGCCGCATCTTCTTCAACCAGGCCAACATGTCGGCCGCCGGCATCCCGCAGATCGCCTGCGTGATGGGCTCGTGCACGGCGGGCGGCGCCTACGTTCCGGCGATGTCGGACGAGGCGATCATGGTTCGCAAGCAGGCGACGATCTTCCTCGGCGGACCGCCATTGGTAAAGGCCGCGACCGGCGAGGACGTGACCGCCGAAGACCTCGGCGGCGCGGACCTTCACACGCGTGAATCCGGTGTCGCGGACCACTACGCGATGGACGACGAGCACGCGCTCGCCATCGTCCGGCGCATCGTCAAGAACCTCAACCGCCGCAAGGCGCCTGCGCTCACCATCCAGCCCCCTCGCCCGCCGCTGCATGCGCCCGAAGAGCTCTACGGCGTCGTCCCCACGGACCTGCGCCAGCCCTATGACGTGCGCGAGGTCATTGCGCGCCTTGTCGACGGCTCGGAGTTCGACGAGTTCAAGGCGAATTACGGCACCACGCTTGTCACCGGCTTCGCCCATCTCCACGGCATGCCGGTCGGCATTCTGGGCAATAACGGCGTGCTGTTTTCCGAAAGCGCGCTGAAGGGCGCGCATTTCATCGAGCTGTGCTGCCAGCGCAAGATCCCGCTGATCTTCCTGCAAAACATCACCGGCTTCATGGTCGGCCGCAAATACGAGGCGGGCGGCATCGCCAAGGACGGCGCCAAGCTCGTCACGGCGGTCGCCACCGCACAGGTCCCGAAACTCACCGTCATCATCGGCGGCTCCTTCGGCGCGGGCAATTACGGCATGTGCGGCCGCGCCTACTCACCGCGCTTCCTGTGGATGTGGCCGAATGCGCGCATCTCGGTCATGGGCGGCGAGCAGGCCGCGACCGTGCTCGCCATGGTCAAGCGCGAGGGTTTCGAGCGCAAGGGCGAGGACTGGCCGGCGGAAGACGAAGCGAAATTCCGCAAGCCGATCCTGATGAAATACGAGCATGAGGGCCACCCGCTCTATTCCTCGGCCCGGCTGTGGGACGACGGCATCATCGACCCCGCCAAAACCCGCGACGTGCTGGCGCTCAGCCTGTCGGCGGCGCTCAACGCCGAGGTGAAGGACACGAAGTTCGGCGTGTTCAGGATGTAG